The sequence ATGGCGGTGGTCGGGTTGCTTCAAACCCTCCCACCCCTGCTCTTTGGTCCACTGATCGGTGTGTATTTGGATCGCGTTCGAAAGAAGCCGGTTATGATTGGAGTCGATCTCCTTCGCACTTTGATGGTTTTCTTGATTCCGGTACTCTATGCCTTGGAGGTCTTGACGCTCGATTGGCTGTATGTCCTTGTATTCGCCACAGCAATCTTCTCGACCGTCTTTGGGCCGGCTTTGACTTCTGCCGTTCCACTGATCGTGCCCAAAGATCGCCTTGTTGCCGCCAATGCTCTGATGCAAACGACCACGAACGTGGGACTCCTGGTGGGACCTGCCCTCAGCGGTCTCGGCATTGCGCTCATCGGAGCCCAAAACGTGCTCTATGTTGACGCAGCGACCTTCTTTATCTCCGCACTGTGCATATTCCCCATTCGAGTGCATGAAACGCTCGATCATGTGCGTCTTGCGAGCAAAGGCTTGACGGAAGGCATCGCCAGCGATTTGCTGGCAGGCTTTCGCTTCGTATTTGTCGAACAAAAGACCGTCATGCTCCTTATGCTGACGGCTACCCTCTATAGCGTCGGCATTAGTGCCTTCATCTTTTTGTTGCCCGTCTTTGCGAAAGATGTGCTGGGAGTCGGTCCGATCCAACTTGGGTGGCTCTGGTCGGCCCTTGGCGTGGGGATGCTGCTTGCGTCACTGAGTCTCACGTCGATCTCAAAGGGAGACGTACCTTGGCGCCTTCGATTCATGTCCGGCGCGCTCGCAATCGGGGGCATTGCTGTAGCTGCACTCGGTTTCCTTGAAGCGCCTCTTGCGGCCGGAGCCGTGATCGCAGTGATCGGAGGGAGCACAGCCATGTTTACGCCGTTAGTATGGACGATGCTTCAAGAATTGACGCCCACGCATCTTCTCGGCCGAGTCTTTACAAGCTTTGCAACAGGAGGGATGGCGTCATCCATGGCTGGGATGGCGGGGTTTGGGTGGGCCGCGGATACGATTGGCCCTGCTGCCAGCTTGGGAGGTATCAGCGCCATTCTTCTACTGACGGCTGCTACCGCATGGTTTTTCAGCTTCTACAAATCGCACGCACGAGGTTTAACGGTTGCCACGGCTGGCTCGTTTCCTTCTTAAGCCGGTCCCCCGCCAAAATAGAGCAATGAAACGCCTCAGGGCCTTGTCACGAATCGTCACTAAGTGTGGATCACAATCCCGGCCAGACAGGATTTGAACAGCCCCCCTGATGAAACAGGGGGCTGTATCCTGGTCTATGCAGATGACAGGGAAACAATAGCAAGTTAGAATGCGCGGGTGAGCTTCAAAATATGAGGTTCACCAGGAGGAATCGTGCGATGACGAAGTCATCACGAGTACTGATCGCTCTCATTCTCAGTCCGTACTTGATCTGGTCGATGGGTGGAAGCTCTGAGGCATCCGATGCCCACGAAAAAGAAAGCGTAGCGGAAAAACCCACATCTTCAGGGACGTCCCAGCCTCCGGTCGCCGCTGATGGCCAACCGACGTCATCCAAACCGGCTCCAGAAACGAAGCCTCAACTCCCGGTTGCTCCTGCATCGAAGAGTGACGCGTCGACTGAACACAAAGAGGTTGCGCCAGAGAAGCCTGGGGCCGGCCTTTCACAGACACCGGCTGGATCCGACAGCCAGCCGACCGCACCAAAGCCAACACCGGACGCAAAACCACACCAGCCGGCTACTCCCACACCTGCGCCGAAAGGGGAGGCATCAACCGAGCACAAAGAGATTGCGCCAGATAAACCTGGATCCGATAGTCAGTCGACAACGCCGAAACCGACGCCGGAAGCGAAGCCCCCGCCACCAGCCGTTCCCGCACCGAAGAGTGACGCGTCGACCGAACATAAGGAGATCGCGCCGAAAAAGCCTGCGTCCGACACTCAGTCGACAACACCCAAACCAACACCGGAAGCGAAGCCCCCGGTGGCTCCCCTGCCGAAGAGTGACTCCTCGGCGGAGCACAAAGAGGTCGTGCCGAAAAAGCCTGCGTCCGACAGTCAGTCGAACGCCCCCAAACCGGTGCCAGAAGTGAAACCGCAGCCGCCGGCCACTCCTACCATGAAGGCCGACCTTCCACCTGATCATGAGGTGAAAGACAAGGAGCCGGCTCTGAAGAAGACGCTGGGATCGCTGATCCTTTCGGTCAAGCTTGCGCTGATGGGGGATTCAAGGCTGTTCCACTACGAAATCGAAGTGGAAGATGATCAGCAAACGATTACCCTCAGCGGGCGTGTTTCGACAGAAGAAGAAAAGGCTGTCGCGAAGGAAGTAGCGCAGAAAGTTCATGGCGTTAAAGACGTCGTCAACAAACTCACCGTGGAGAAGGATTTAGCGAAAGCATTGATGAGGAAGCAGGATGAGACGCTTACCTCTTTGGTTAAAGAACGTTTTTCCAAGAGCGCTACGTTAAAGGCGGCCAACTTCGACGTGAAGACGGAGGAGGGGGTTGTTCTGATTAACGGAACGGTCCGTTTCCAGGTCATTGCCCTAGAGGCTGCTGAGGCTGCTAGGCAAGTGCCTGGGGTACGCGCCGTAAACACCGAAAAGGTACGGCTGGAGGGCGAGAGCTGATGCAGGGCCGCTCAGGCCACTTCTCTCGCTCTCCCACCATAGTGGAGAAAGCAGATAGCACAGGGGTCGAGACTCGCCCCCTGCTCCTCACCCGCGACTTCGGACTGGTCTGGTCCGGACAACTCATCTCTCAAATCGGCGACGGTGTCTCTAAGCTAGCCTTGCTGTGGTTTGTCTATGCCGTCACCGGATCGCCGCTCAAAACATCGGTGATCGCACTGCTTCAGACTATTCCTCCGATTGTGTTGGGGCCCATTATCGGGGTCTATGTCGATCGGCTTCCGAAAAAGGTATTGCTGATCACCAGCGATTTGCTGCGGGCGTTGCTGATCGGGTTGATCCCGTGCCTGATTCCTGTTGAGTCCTTTACGGTATCAGTGCTCTACGTATTGGTTCTCCTGCACGCGGTTGCCTCAGCGGTGTTCGGGCCGGCTCTCACCGCCTCTATTCCCGCGTTCGTCCCCAAAACGCAGTTCACGGCGGCCAACGCGTTGCTCCAGGGCACTACGAGTCTCGGCATCATTTTTGGTCCTGCGATGAGTGGATTAGGGATCGCTGCATACGGATCACAGGAAGTCTTATGCCTCAATGCGGCGACGTACGTGATTTCAGCCGCGTGCCTCATGCTGGTCCGCTTTGGCAAGCCTGCTGCGATCACGCCATCGCTTGCAGCAACGCCGACAATGTTGCAGGATCTTGTCGAAGGATTTCGCTATTGTGTAGTCACCCAACCTGGACTGTTGCTCCTCACGGGTACCGCAGCGCTCCACACGTTCGGCAGTAGCGCGCTGAATGCGCTTTTCCCAGTGTTTGCGAGAAAAATGCTGGGACTGGGGCCGGTCGAGGTTGGTTATTTATGGTCGGCACTCGGTGTCGGATTGCTGTTCACGTCCATTGGGCTTCTATGGGTGACCAATTGGATGGTCAAAGATCGCCTTTGGTTGATCGTGGGCACGAGTGTGATGAGCGGCGTCGCTCTCTATGGGTTGACATGGACAGGCGATCCGTATCTGGCGGGTCTCCTCATGGGACTTGTGGGTTGTGGGTTAGGCTCCTTCACGCCGATTGCGTGGGGAATTATTCAAGAGGTTGCGCCAGGCCATATGGTCGGGCGCGTGCTGGGACTCTATGGGACCGGCGCCATGACCGCCGCTATCGGCGGAATCTCTGCGTTCGGTTGGATCACGGAGCAGCAGGGACCAGAAACCGGCTTGCTCGGCATAGGGGTTATTCTATTGCTGTCAGCGTTGGTCGCAGCGCGGATGAGTCGGGCAACTGTCGTCACATCGTAGTGAGGGGAAGCGTATGAGCGACGTGATTCGATGGAATGATCAGTATTACATCCTGGCTTCATCCTCGCTGGCTGATGCCCGCACCGAAGTCTTGAAGCATGGAGAGACCTTCGCAGTGTTTGATCGGTACGGCGAAATTCACCAGGTCGTTCCTGGTCCACAGGGGCTGTATCATGAAGGGACTCGGTTTCTTTCACGATTTGAGTTGTCGCTCGGGACCCAGCGTCTCATGATGCTGAGCGCTTCAGCGAAAGAGGACAATGCGCTCTTTACAGTAGATTTCACCAACTCAGACATAATGTTGGAAAACCAACGGTACGTTCCGCGGGGGACGCTTCATCTTTCTCGCACACGATTTCTCTGGCAAGGGACGTGGCACGAGCGTATCCGCATTCATAACTATGGAACGACAAGACTTCCCCTTTCGATCACGATCGGACTCGAAGCTGATTTTGCCGACCTCTTTGAGGCGAGAGGGAGAACGCGGCCGCGCCGCGGTGGGCGTCTCAAAACCATTCGATCCAAATCCGGACTCGTATTTGGGTACAAAGGGCTGGATGAGGTCATCCGTCGAACCCATGTGCGGTGCTCGCCGGCTCCGAAACAAGTAATGGCCGACGGGTTCAGGATTGAGTCACGCATCTCTCCGCATACCGACCTGACATGGGAAATCGCCATTTCCTGCGAAGTGAAGCAGCGACGGAATCGAGTGGTTCTCAACTACGATCGAGCTCAGCATGAAGCAGAGGGCGCGTTACGGAAAGCCAGAGCTTCGGATGCGCACATCTACACGTCAAATGAACAATTCAATCATTGGTTAAACCGGTCGCTGGCCGATCTCCATATGCTGATCTCGGACACACCGCAGGGACTTTATCCCTATGCGGGCGTCCCCTGGTTCAGCGTTCCGTTCGGCCGAGACGGTATCATCACCGCACTGCAAATGCTCTGGATGAATCCCGATATCGCGCGCGGAGTGCTGGGGTTTCTTGCGGCGACGCAGGCGACGGAAGCTCGGCCGGAGCAGGATGCGGAGATCGGAAAAATATTGCACGAGACTCGTCAAGGCGAGATGGCCGCGCTAGGGGAAATCCCATTCGGTCGATACTATGGGAGTGTCGACGCCACCCCACTGTTCATTGTACTGGCAGGCGCCTACTACAACAGAAGCGGCGATCGTGAGTTCCTTGTCACCCTCTGGCCGCATATTCAGCGTGCACTCGAGTGGATCGATCAGGCTGGTGATCCAACGGGCATGGGTTTCACAACCTATGCGAGACGGTCTGCCAAGGGCCTCGTGCATCAAGGATGGAAAGATTCACACGATTCTATTTTTCATGCCGACGGGACGGCAGTGGAGGGGCCGGTTGCGCTGTGTGAGGTCCAGGCCTATGTGTATCGAGGCAAGCGAGCTGCAGCGGATTTGGCAAGGATTCTAGGGGATCACGACCATGCCGATCGATTGCTGAAAGAAGCGGACTCACTTCAGGAACGGTTCGAGCGGGCGTTTTGGTGCGAGGAACTCGGCTCTTACGCGATTGCTTTGGACGGGCGGGGGAAGCCATGCCGTGTGCGGTCCTCGAATGCGGGTCATTGCCTGTATGGTGGTATAGCCGAGCAGAAGCGTGGACTTCGGACCGCGCACACACTCTTAGGAGAGGAGTTCTTCAGCGGATGGGGCATCCGAACGATCGCGACCTCCGAGGCACGATACAACCCGATGTCCTATCATAATGGGTCGGTATGGCCTCACGACAACGCCATGATTGCGGCTGGCATGGCGGATTACGGCGACAAGCAAGGAGCCATGAAGGTCTTGACCGGAATCTTCGATGCCAGTCTGTTTATCGCGCTTCATCGGTTGCCGGAATTATTCTGCGGATTCTCTCGACGTCCTGGTGAAAGCCCCACGCTCTATCCGACGGCTTGCTCTCCGCAAGCTTGGGCTGCCGGGGCCGGCTTCCAGCTTCTACAGGCCTGCATGGGTTTGCAAATCGATGGAACTCGTCGCCTCGTCACTTTCGACCGTCCCGTGCTTCCACCGTTCCTTGAGCGGGTTCAGATTCGGAACCTCTCGATCGGAACCGCCCGTCTTGATCTCGTACTCGATCGACATGAGAGCGAAGTGGCGGTGAGGGTTGCCCGCCGAGTTGGTGAGGCAGAAGTTGTGCACGTGGTCTAGGCCGGCATTACTCGGTAGGCCTGATTCCTTCTCACTCATATCTCAGCGCTTCGATCGGGTTCAGCTTCGAGGCCTTGTTGGCGGGATACAGGCCGAAAAACAATCCCACGATCAAAGAGAACAGAAACGAGGCCACCACGGCTTCGGTGTTGATGATGGTCGGCCACCCGATCATGGTGGTGAGCAACAAGGATATCCCGATGCCTGCGGCGACACCGAGCACTCCACCGATTGCCGTCATGATAATCGCTTCGATAAGAAACTGCAGCAAGATGTGCGCGCGTTTGGCACCGACAGCCATGCGCAATCCGATTTCCCTCGTCCGTTCCGTCACCGACACGAGCAGGATATTCATGATGCCGATGCCACCGACGATCAACGAAATCGAGGCGATGCTCATCAACATGAACATCATGGTCTGGCTCGTGCCGGCGATCGTCTTAGCGATATCCTCCATCGTGCGGATCGTGAAATCGTCGTCTTCGGATTGGTGTAGTCGATGTCTCGCCCTCAACAGCTCCTTGATGTCGTCTGCAGCGGCAGGGATATCGTCTCGGGTTACGGTCGCCACCAGAATGATTCCGACGGTTCCTAAAAACTTCGTCCCTAGAACCTTGCGCTCGGCTGTTGAGAATGGAAGCACCACGAAGTCGTCCTGGTCCTGCCCTGTGATAGATTGGCCTTTCGAGGCCAGGACGCCGATAACTCTGAGTGGAACATTTCTGATACGAATCTCGCTTCCCACGACCTCTTCCCCGGTCTCGAACAGATTCTGGACAACCGTTTTCCCCAAAACTGCAACTTTCGCCGCTGAATCGAGGTCAGACTGAGTGAAGAAATTCCCTTGGGCGATGGGCCAGTTCCGAATATCGGGAAAGACAGGGGTTGTTCCGAAGACGACCGTGCTCCAGTTCTTGTTTTCTCGGATGGCTTGAAGGACTGATCGTGAGCCGTACATCGCGGTCGTGACACTCGAGACTTTTTTCTCGATCTCCTCTGCATCGTCGACTGTCAGGGTCGAAATGGAGCCGAGTCCGCCGCGGACACCGCCGACCGTGGTCGCGCCTGGGACGATAATCAGAACATTGGTGCCAAGACTCGAGATTTCAGCCTGGACAGAGGCCGTCGCGCCCTGACCCAGGCTGACCATGGCGACCACTGCGCCGATTCCGATAATGATGCCCAGCATCGTCAATCCGGCTCGCAAAGGATTCCGGCGGAGAATGCGAAGGGCGGAAACGAGGGTGAGCCAGAAAAAAGACATAAGAATAGTCCTCAGCCTCAGCCCTCAACGCTCGGAGGTGACTCTTCGGTTACTGGTTGCGAGCTAATAGCTGATCGCTGATAGCTCCTCTTCTTCATCTCATTCCCCGACTCGGTTCGAACCCAGGCGGCAATTTCTTCTGGGCCTGCTCTTCCTCTGTCTCAAGACCTACGATGACGCGGTCTCCTTCCTTCAATACACCATCCACAATTTCAGTGGAGAGTGAGTCTGCAATGCCGGTCGTGACATCCACTTGACGGGGCTGGTTATCGGAGTCCACCACCCAGACTCGGGTCGCTTTTCTGTCGAGCGGTACGTTTGGCATGCGGAATCTCAGCGCGCCGTTCGGCACCCGCAGCGGATATTCCTTGCGGGACGTAACGATTGTCACGTTTGCCGTCATGCCCGGCTTTAGTTTCAGCTCGGGATTGCTCACAGTGATGACCACGTCATAGGTCACGACGTTCTGAATACTAATGGGTGCGTTGCGCACCTGTGTCACGACGCCTTCGAAGAACTGTTTCGGATAGGCGTCGACACGGAAATTCGCTTCCGTGCCTTCCTTGACGCCGCCAATGTCTGATTCACTGACGTTGGCGTTGACCTGCATCTGGGTCAGGTCTTGGGCAATCACAAAGAGAATCGGTGTTTGGAAGGCCGCGGCCAGAGTTTGGCCGACATCCACGTTTCGGGAAACCACGATTCCATCCACCGGCGAGTAGATCGTCGTGTAGCCAAGATCCAATTCCGCAGAAGCCAGCGCCGCCTGGGCTTGATCGAGCTGCGCCTGCAGAACCTCGACGTTGGCCGCCGCATCTCGATAGTTGGTCTCAGCGAGATCAACGTCCGCTTGTGAAACGAACGCCTGTGGTCGTAGTGCCGCCATGCGATCAAATTCCCGCTTGCGCTGTGTAGCCGATACGTCGGCCTTTGCGAGGTTCCCCTTGGCGCTCTTTACGGCAGCGCGTGCTTGGCTCAAGCGGGCCTTGAACGATTTTTGATCGATCTGCGCAAGGACCTGTCCCTTTGTGACCTGTGAATTGAAATCAGCGAACAGTTGCGACACTTTGCCGGAAACCTGGCTGCCGACCTGGACGGAGATTACCGGATTGACGGTGCCGGTCGCCGTGACAATGGCCGTGATCGGGCCTCGATCGACGAGGGCTGTCTTGTACTGGATCGGAGGAGTCCCGGAGGTCCACCAATGCCACATGCCCCCTCCGCCGATGACCATGATCATCACGATGCCGATCAACCAGGGCAGACGAGATTGTCTCGATGGTGCATGGATCGGGATCGCTGGAATAGCTCCTCTCTGTTCAGGGAATGAATCGGACGGTCGATGTGCCAGTGCAGCCTCGGTGTGATCATGAACGACTTCCGTGACGGGAACAGAAGGTTTGGGCTCATGGGGATTAGTGGTCATGATGCATTACTTGGGTGGTTTCGGTATGAGTATGAATCTTACGATTATACTGGTTCGCGATGATCTTCCGACCCTCTTCCCCGAGCAAGAGCGCGAGAGCTCCGAGTACGAGTGGTCCAAAGATCCAGAGAGGCAAAGGGCTGGTTCCGAAGACCTGGTTCCCAATCGGCGTGTAGGCAATCAGCGACAGAATGATGAGTTCTGTAAGTATCCCCCATACAATCAACGGATTGGTCCCCCATCCGAGCTTGGAAACCGAGAGATGATCAGACCGACAAGCGAAGACGTTGGCCACCTGGGCCAGGACGATTCCGGCAAAGGTGACGGTTGTTGCCTGCTTATATAAAGGTGAGGACCAATCCAGGTGAGTTCCCCATGTCCAGCCTTGACTGTAGAGAAAAAGAAAGAATCCTCCCATCGCCACGACCGCTTCGATGACGCCGAGGAAAAGATAAGCACGTAACAGGATTGGGAGGCTCAGCAGTCGCTCGCTTCGTGCGCGCGGCGGAAGGTCCATGACATCGGATTGGGGCCGCTCTGTCCCGAGACCTAGGGCGGGGATCATATCGGTTCCGAGGTCGACTGCCAAGATTTGCGGGATTGTGAGGGACAACGGCATGCCGATGAAACCATAGCCAAGAAATGGGACTATTTCCGGGACGTTGCTCGCCAGTATATAGGACGAGAATTTTCGAATGTTGTCATAGACAGTACGGCCCTCTTCGATCGCACTCACGATCGTTGCAAAGTTGTCGTCAAGCAGTATCATGTCGGCCGTTTCTTTGGCGACATCCGTGCCGGTGATGCCCATTGCGATGCCGATGTCGGCTTTCTTGAGAGCCGGCGCGTCGTTGACTCCGTCGCCGGTGACCGCGACCACTTCCCCCATCTCTTTGAATGTGGAGACGATCCGCATCTTGTGGCGCGGGGCCATCCGGGCAAAGACTGGGTCCGGTTCGCCTGGCCGAGCCGGGGTCAGCAGCTGACGGAGTTGCTCGTCGCTCGTCTTGTCGAGCTGCGACCCTTCGATGACCGGGACGAAACTGCTCGGTGACGGTGCCGCCTGGTTAGGAACCAGGCCGATCTTGCGTGCAACAGCCAGTGCCGTGAGCGGATGGTCGCCGGTGACCATAACGATGCGGACACCGGCTCTTTGGCATTTCGTGATGGCCTCCGGCACTTCTCGGTGCGGTGGATCCATCATGGCCACGAGTCCGAGGAACGTCAGGTCTGACTCAATCGTTTCCACTTCAATATGCTCAGGCTGATGGGCCACTTCGCGCATGGCGACGGCGAGCACGCGGTAGGCCTGCTCGGCAAAGGACCGGCTCTGGCTCAGGATGCGTGTGCGCTCATCCGAGGTCATGGTTATGGCATTGCCATGGACGTGAGTGCTGGCGCAGAGAGGTAAGACCGATTCCGGAGCGCCCTTGGTGAATGCCATGAGTCGTCCTTCTGCCCAATGGAGGGTGCTCATCCGCTTCCGATCTGCATCGAATGCCAACTCCCCCATTCGCCACAGGGGAGGCTGGTGGGCCAGCCCATGTTCGATGGCAAATTCCAACAACGCAACTTCCGTAGGATCGCCGGTGACTACGAAACGTCCATCGGACTTTCTGACACGCTTGGCGTTGTGGCAGTGGAGGAGCACGTCAAAAAAGGGTCGCCATCGCTGTGCGTCGGTAGTGCTGACCAAGCGCCCTCTGGCAAAGAAACAGCCTTCTCGTGATTCAATCACAAGTCCATCGGCGAAAAAGCGATCCACTTTCATGCGATTTTCCGTCAATGTCCCCGTCTTATCCGTACAAATTACCTTGGTGCAGCCGAGGGTCTCCACTGAGGGCAGGTGCTTGATCAATGCGTTACGTTTTGCCATGCGTTGGCTGCTCATGGCGAGGGCGAGAGTAACAGTCGGGAGTAAACCCTCCGGCACGTTCGCCACGATGATGCCGATGCCGAAGATCGCACTGATCCAGAATCCGAGTCCCGTTGAGACACCGATCACGAAGAACGTGGCTCCCATAGCCAATGAAATGACGCCGACAATACGGGTGACCTTAATGATCTCTTGCTGAAGGGGGCTGAATGCAGTTTCGACCGTGGTAGTGAGGGCGGCGATCTTGCCGAATTCCGAACGCATTCCAGTGGCAAAGACCACGGCGCGACCATGTCCCGATAGGATGGTGGTGCCGGCAAAGACAAGATTCTGGAGGTCGAGCCAGTGCCCGTCTTGTGTGGCCTCGGCTATCCGTCGTTTTGGTCTTGATTCGCCGGTCAAAGCGGCATTGTCTACCCGCATTCCCTCCGCTTCGATGAGACGTCCATCGGCCGGCACCCGTTCGCCTTCTTCTAAAATCAGCACATCGCCGGGCACAATTTCGCTCCGTGCGGCTTCGACGAATTGCCCGCCTCTTGTGACCCACGCCTTGCTCGGCAGCAGACAGCGAAGTGCCTGAACGGCGTGTTCCGCTTTGTATTCCTGAAAAAAGGCGAACCCAGCGTTGATGATGATGACGCCGAGGATGGCCCAACCCAGCGTTGCCATCCCCTCACCGGGTTGCATGAAGTCGGCCGCAAAGGAGAGACCGGCGGCGATCCAGAGGAGGATGGCGAGGAAGTGGGTGAAATGGCGTACGAGCCCACGGAGGGGTGAGTAGCGATCCGGCTCGACGAGCACATTCGGTCCGTATTGAGCCAATCGCCGTTGAGCCTCATCGAAAGCCAGACCTCCGTTGCTGGTTTCCAGCCGCTTCAGCACATCTTCAATCCGAAGCTGGTGAATGTCGTGATGGTTCAACTCAGGCACGGGCGCCTCGCACGATCAGTACGGAGCAGGGGGCATGTCTCAGCAAGCTCTCAGACACGCTGCCGAGATGGAGCCTCTCGGTCTTGGTCAAATCACGAGCGCCGATAACCAGCAGCTGGTCATGATTGGCCTCAATATATTTCACGATGGTATCGATGACGTGGTTCATCTGGATCTGTGTGACCACGGGATAGCCTTCTTTGATGAAATCGCCCCGCAGGCCGTTGACCAACGCGGTGGCTCGTTCCATGACCGGTCGTTTCAATTCAGCCAGCTGTGACTCAGACAGATAGCGTGCCGCGAAGTCCGTGACGGGACTTTCAACCGAGGTCAGAATCGTAACGGTGGCGGATTCAGGAAGGATGCGGGATCGAAGAAACTTGGCGGCCGCCCGTGACGGTTTGGAGTCATCGACCGCAAGGGCAACATGGAGCAGGTTCGGCAGCGGCTGTTTCACGACTAAAACCGAACAAGCAGCCGTCAATGCCACTTGCCGTGAGATGCTTCCCAACAAGAATCCCTGAATGTCGCTCAAGCCACGCGATCCCATAACGATCAGACTCGCCTTCAATCGTCTCGCGTGTTTCACGATCGTGTTCGCAAGTGGGCCGTGAGCCATGATGGTCTGGAGTTTGGTACGTGGTGCAGTAGTCGCCTGGCCCAGGGCGACACGGGCTGATCGTGCCGCGTCTCGAAGAAGAATGCTGCCGGCCTTTTCCATGGCGGCTAGCGCGCGGCGTTCGCCAAGCGCATTCTTGCCTGTGAGCGATTGAATGGCAGGTTTATCGATCACATGCAACAACGTGACATGTTCGGGCTCGCGACTGGCAAAGGCCTCAAGCGCTTGAATCCCCCACTGTGAATACTCCGATCCATCTATGGCACATAAGATCCGCATGATCGATCCCCTTCCTTGCTTGTGGGATAGTATGAAAAACGTTTCAGGTATCAGACCTGCATTGGATGTGCCTGTGGGATGGAGAGAGATAGACGAAGAATCTCTCATATACCAAAGATTTAAGCGCGGAGACCACGCTTTGGCCAACCAGGATGTTGAGGCATTTTGCAGCAGAGGTAGTGACAGCACTGTGGTGATTGGCGTCAGTGAGCACAAGTCTCGTGACTTGAAAATGAAAAAGGACGGCGCTTCCACTAAGGAGGGGCGATGAAGAAGACAAAAACGAAAAGGGTAAAAGTCGTCAAGGTCAAATACTTCGATTCCATGACAGTCAGCCAGGTCATGGAGAAAGAAGTGCAATTCGTCCGTACGAAAACGAAGGGAAATGTGATTGCCTCCCTCATGATCGAAGGCTTCGGGGCCGTTCCGGTTGTGGAGAACGGGCGTAAGCTAGCCGGTATCGTCAGCGAACATGATCTCTTGGCGGCCGTCGACGATGGTCACCATCTTGGTGTTGTTTCAGCTAAAGACATCATGACCTCCAATCCCTATTCAGTTCGGCCTGAAACGACACTCGGAACGTTGGTTCACGTCCTGCGCGCCAGCGATCTGGTCCGCGTCCCCGTCGTGGATGCCAAGGATAAACTGATCGGTATCATCGCGAGACGCGATGTCTTGCGAACCTATCTGGCGACTGGTGGGAAACGAGAACACTGAGGAGTCTACTATGAGACAAACAGAATTCTTCTTAAAAGCCTGCGATCCGAAAATCTTGACCGTAGGACAGCTCATGCAAGACGCGGTTACGCGATGCACGACGCGTACCGACGCTTCGACCGTTGCCCATCTAATGACTCACCGAAACTACGGGAGCTTGCCTGTTGTAGATGAGGAGGGGACGTTGGTTGGGATCGTGACCGAATACGATCTGTTGCAGGCCATGCTCGAGGGGCGAGATCTCCGGAAGATTCTCGCCACGGAAATTATGTCGGCCCATCCTGTGGCCGTGACTGAAGATCAAACCCTTGGTCAAGTGGCCGATCTGTTCCAAGACCGCTATCTCACCCGTGTGCCGGTGGTCCGAAACAACAAACTAGTGGGGATTCTTGCGCGGCGGGATCTGCTCTTCGGCTATATGAAAGCGTCGCAGTATTGGTCCTGATGTCGTACAGCATCAAACGTATCTTGCTAGGATGCCTGGTCCGTTACACTACCGGGAATTTACGTCCTGATGGCTCAACCA is a genomic window of Candidatus Nitrospira kreftii containing:
- a CDS encoding hypothetical protein (conserved protein of unknown function), which produces MRILCAIDGSEYSQWGIQALEAFASREPEHVTLLHVIDKPAIQSLTGKNALGERRALAAMEKAGSILLRDAARSARVALGQATTAPRTKLQTIMAHGPLANTIVKHARRLKASLIVMGSRGLSDIQGFLLGSISRQVALTAACSVLVVKQPLPNLLHVALAVDDSKPSRAAAKFLRSRILPESATVTILTSVESPVTDFAARYLSESQLAELKRPVMERATALVNGLRGDFIKEGYPVVTQIQMNHVIDTIVKYIEANHDQLLVIGARDLTKTERLHLGSVSESLLRHAPCSVLIVRGARA
- a CDS encoding Multidrug ABC transporter substrate-binding protein; this encodes MSFFWLTLVSALRILRRNPLRAGLTMLGIIIGIGAVVAMVSLGQGATASVQAEISSLGTNVLIIVPGATTVGGVRGGLGSISTLTVDDAEEIEKKVSSVTTAMYGSRSVLQAIRENKNWSTVVFGTTPVFPDIRNWPIAQGNFFTQSDLDSAAKVAVLGKTVVQNLFETGEEVVGSEIRIRNVPLRVIGVLASKGQSITGQDQDDFVVLPFSTAERKVLGTKFLGTVGIILVATVTRDDIPAAADDIKELLRARHRLHQSEDDDFTIRTMEDIAKTIAGTSQTMMFMLMSIASISLIVGGIGIMNILLVSVTERTREIGLRMAVGAKRAHILLQFLIEAIIMTAIGGVLGVAAGIGISLLLTTMIGWPTIINTEAVVASFLFSLIVGLFFGLYPANKASKLNPIEALRYE
- a CDS encoding ATPase, producing MPELNHHDIHQLRIEDVLKRLETSNGGLAFDEAQRRLAQYGPNVLVEPDRYSPLRGLVRHFTHFLAILLWIAAGLSFAADFMQPGEGMATLGWAILGVIIINAGFAFFQEYKAEHAVQALRCLLPSKAWVTRGGQFVEAARSEIVPGDVLILEEGERVPADGRLIEAEGMRVDNAALTGESRPKRRIAEATQDGHWLDLQNLVFAGTTILSGHGRAVVFATGMRSEFGKIAALTTTVETAFSPLQQEIIKVTRIVGVISLAMGATFFVIGVSTGLGFWISAIFGIGIIVANVPEGLLPTVTLALAMSSQRMAKRNALIKHLPSVETLGCTKVICTDKTGTLTENRMKVDRFFADGLVIESREGCFFARGRLVSTTDAQRWRPFFDVLLHCHNAKRVRKSDGRFVVTGDPTEVALLEFAIEHGLAHQPPLWRMGELAFDADRKRMSTLHWAEGRLMAFTKGAPESVLPLCASTHVHGNAITMTSDERTRILSQSRSFAEQAYRVLAVAMREVAHQPEHIEVETIESDLTFLGLVAMMDPPHREVPEAITKCQRAGVRIVMVTGDHPLTALAVARKIGLVPNQAAPSPSSFVPVIEGSQLDKTSDEQLRQLLTPARPGEPDPVFARMAPRHKMRIVSTFKEMGEVVAVTGDGVNDAPALKKADIGIAMGITGTDVAKETADMILLDDNFATIVSAIEEGRTVYDNIRKFSSYILASNVPEIVPFLGYGFIGMPLSLTIPQILAVDLGTDMIPALGLGTERPQSDVMDLPPRARSERLLSLPILLRAYLFLGVIEAVVAMGGFFLFLYSQGWTWGTHLDWSSPLYKQATTVTFAGIVLAQVANVFACRSDHLSVSKLGWGTNPLIVWGILTELIILSLIAYTPIGNQVFGTSPLPLWIFGPLVLGALALLLGEEGRKIIANQYNRKIHTHTETTQVMHHDH
- a CDS encoding Efflux transporter periplasmic adaptor subunit, with amino-acid sequence MTTNPHEPKPSVPVTEVVHDHTEAALAHRPSDSFPEQRGAIPAIPIHAPSRQSRLPWLIGIVMIMVIGGGGMWHWWTSGTPPIQYKTALVDRGPITAIVTATGTVNPVISVQVGSQVSGKVSQLFADFNSQVTKGQVLAQIDQKSFKARLSQARAAVKSAKGNLAKADVSATQRKREFDRMAALRPQAFVSQADVDLAETNYRDAAANVEVLQAQLDQAQAALASAELDLGYTTIYSPVDGIVVSRNVDVGQTLAAAFQTPILFVIAQDLTQMQVNANVSESDIGGVKEGTEANFRVDAYPKQFFEGVVTQVRNAPISIQNVVTYDVVITVSNPELKLKPGMTANVTIVTSRKEYPLRVPNGALRFRMPNVPLDRKATRVWVVDSDNQPRQVDVTTGIADSLSTEIVDGVLKEGDRVIVGLETEEEQAQKKLPPGFEPSRGMR